A single Thiohalobacter thiocyanaticus DNA region contains:
- the asnB gene encoding asparagine synthase (glutamine-hydrolyzing), producing the protein MCGIAGYMHADPDKQIDPDQLVAMAAIQYHRGPDGFGYHVMQDRGVGFSHARLTIIDLDENRGKQPFVSEDGNLMLAMNGELYDYKRIRADLTSRGARFRTKSDSEMVLHLYPQKGLEDMLPYLRGEFGISLYDRERDRLILIRDRFGVKPLYWTEQNGQFVFGSELKVLFAHPDVQRRFNAKGVYHQLMQTVVPGSTAFDNIHQVKPGHAVIVERAHGKFKIRDFKYWDMDFPTMEERGAQLEDDYDEDEYIEGVRRELLEAVQLRLEADVPVACYLSGGIDSCAILGMSAATQQSPVKAFTIGFDDADYDESAIAREMAESVGADQDIMMLNAGHLYDNFEETLWHAERTIYNTLGVAKLLMSRHVNQAGYKVVVTGEGSDELFSGYPAFRMDLFRHGLDTLPEAERAVMQQMLAESNKLFSGAMLAEDEYDDPALDKLVGFTPSCLQPWLSASEHVAPLLHPKLRKEVEGYRPGTAIAEALDGDMLEGRHPLDKAQYVWIKTMLEGQILTWGGDRVDMANSMEARPPFLDHHLAEYAARLPVTMRIRGRTEKYVLREAMRGLLPKVLYEREKFAFMAPPAHTDPKKWAAMKALADRYLSDEAIEQAGILDPAGVRALFEKHEDPETSASTQVQLDAVINHMIGVQVLHKHFVQTDVPAQARAKAKELGWAA; encoded by the coding sequence ATGTGTGGAATCGCCGGCTACATGCACGCCGATCCGGATAAGCAGATCGACCCCGACCAGTTGGTGGCCATGGCCGCCATCCAGTATCACCGCGGCCCCGACGGCTTCGGCTATCACGTCATGCAGGACCGCGGCGTGGGCTTCAGCCATGCGCGCCTGACCATCATCGACCTGGACGAAAACCGCGGCAAACAGCCCTTCGTCTCCGAGGACGGCAACCTGATGCTGGCCATGAACGGCGAGCTCTACGACTACAAGCGCATCCGCGCCGATCTCACCTCGCGCGGCGCGCGCTTCCGCACCAAGAGCGACTCCGAGATGGTGCTGCACCTGTATCCGCAGAAGGGCCTGGAGGATATGCTGCCTTACCTGCGCGGCGAGTTCGGCATCTCGCTGTATGACAGGGAGCGCGACCGCCTGATCCTGATCCGCGACCGCTTCGGGGTAAAGCCGCTGTACTGGACCGAGCAGAACGGCCAGTTCGTGTTCGGCTCGGAGCTCAAGGTCCTGTTCGCCCATCCCGATGTGCAGCGCCGCTTCAATGCCAAAGGCGTATACCATCAGCTGATGCAGACGGTGGTGCCCGGCAGCACCGCCTTCGACAACATCCACCAGGTCAAGCCCGGGCACGCGGTGATCGTCGAGCGCGCCCACGGCAAGTTCAAGATCCGCGACTTCAAGTACTGGGACATGGACTTCCCCACCATGGAGGAACGCGGCGCCCAGCTCGAGGACGACTACGACGAGGATGAATATATCGAAGGCGTGCGCCGGGAACTGCTGGAGGCCGTGCAGCTGCGCCTGGAGGCGGACGTGCCCGTGGCCTGTTATCTGTCCGGCGGCATCGACTCCTGCGCCATCCTGGGCATGTCCGCCGCCACCCAGCAGTCGCCGGTCAAGGCCTTCACCATCGGCTTCGACGACGCCGACTACGACGAGTCCGCCATCGCCCGCGAAATGGCCGAGTCGGTCGGCGCCGACCAGGACATCATGATGCTCAACGCCGGCCACCTCTACGACAACTTCGAGGAGACCCTGTGGCACGCCGAGCGCACCATCTACAACACCCTGGGCGTGGCCAAGCTGCTGATGAGCCGGCACGTGAACCAGGCCGGTTACAAGGTGGTGGTCACCGGCGAGGGCTCGGACGAGCTGTTCAGCGGCTACCCGGCCTTCCGTATGGACCTGTTCCGCCACGGCCTGGACACCCTGCCCGAGGCCGAGCGCGCCGTCATGCAGCAGATGCTGGCCGAATCCAATAAGCTGTTCTCCGGCGCCATGCTGGCCGAGGACGAGTACGACGATCCGGCGCTGGACAAGCTGGTCGGCTTCACCCCCAGCTGCCTGCAGCCCTGGCTGTCGGCGTCGGAGCATGTCGCGCCCTTGCTGCACCCGAAACTGCGCAAGGAGGTGGAAGGCTATCGGCCCGGCACGGCCATCGCCGAGGCGCTGGACGGCGACATGCTGGAAGGCCGCCACCCGCTGGACAAGGCCCAGTACGTCTGGATCAAGACCATGCTCGAAGGCCAGATCCTGACCTGGGGCGGTGACCGCGTGGACATGGCCAACTCCATGGAGGCGCGCCCGCCCTTCCTGGATCATCACCTGGCCGAGTACGCCGCCCGGCTGCCCGTGACCATGCGCATCCGCGGCCGCACCGAGAAGTACGTCCTGCGCGAGGCCATGCGCGGCCTGCTGCCTAAGGTCCTGTACGAACGCGAGAAGTTCGCCTTCATGGCGCCGCCCGCGCATACCGACCCGAAGAAATGGGCGGCCATGAAGGCCCTGGCCGACCGCTACCTCTCCGACGAGGCCATCGAGCAGGCCGGCATCCTGGATCCGGCCGGCGTGCGCGCCCTGTTCGAGAAGCACGAGGACCCCGAGACCAGCGCCTCCACCCAGGTGCAGCTCGACGCCGTCATCAACCACATGATCGGCGTCCAGGTCCTGCACAAGCACTTCGTGCAGACCGATGTCCCCGCCCAGGCCCGTGCCAAAGCGAAGGAACTCGGCTGGGCGGCCTGA
- a CDS encoding YegP family protein — protein sequence MSVRFEISKNEKGEYHFKLLNNDGKTLLRSEGYNAKSGCTNGIESVRKNAGNDSHYDAKTASDGRAYFNLKAANGQIIGTSPMFADTAARDAAVAATKTEAAGAAVDDKS from the coding sequence ATGTCGGTCAGGTTCGAAATCTCGAAAAATGAAAAGGGCGAATATCACTTCAAACTGCTGAACAATGACGGCAAAACCCTGCTGCGCAGCGAGGGATACAATGCCAAATCCGGATGCACCAACGGCATCGAATCCGTACGCAAGAACGCCGGCAATGACAGCCACTACGACGCCAAGACCGCGTCCGACGGGCGGGCCTACTTCAACCTGAAGGCGGCCAACGGCCAGATCATCGGCACCAGCCCCATGTTCGCCGACACTGCCGCACGCGACGCCGCTGTCGCCGCCACAAAAACGGAAGCCGCCGGAGCAGCCGTGGATGACAAAAGCTGA
- a CDS encoding cysteine hydrolase family protein has protein sequence MAMEDNKREAQQIEQFTDVDPLRETYRESITDVPALQKSLERHNTALLCIDLQYLDAARGHGVFADAERSGVPIAAQEYYFDRLEHVVLPNVRRLQDAFRDNRLEVIHTRIQSLTQNGRDRGPGHKRLGLHAAPGSKEAEFIELVAPCGDEIVINKTASGVFNSTNIEYILRNLGITGLVVVGVYSNECVSTAIRDACDLGFYVTLVEDACATVTPELQQATITTMKDRYARVMTTHEIIDEIREVVTDE, from the coding sequence ATGGCTATGGAAGACAACAAACGGGAAGCACAACAGATCGAACAGTTCACCGATGTCGATCCGCTGCGGGAGACCTACCGCGAATCCATCACCGATGTTCCGGCGCTGCAGAAATCCCTCGAGCGGCACAACACCGCGCTGCTGTGCATCGATCTGCAGTACCTGGATGCCGCCCGCGGCCATGGCGTGTTCGCCGACGCCGAACGCTCCGGCGTGCCGATCGCCGCGCAGGAGTACTATTTCGACCGCCTGGAACACGTGGTGCTGCCCAACGTGCGCCGGCTGCAGGATGCCTTCCGCGACAACCGTCTCGAAGTGATCCATACCCGCATCCAGTCGCTGACCCAGAACGGCCGTGACCGCGGTCCGGGCCACAAGCGTCTGGGGCTGCATGCCGCGCCGGGTTCCAAGGAGGCCGAGTTCATCGAACTGGTGGCCCCCTGCGGTGACGAGATCGTGATCAACAAGACCGCCAGCGGCGTGTTCAACTCCACCAACATCGAATATATCCTGCGCAACCTGGGCATCACCGGCCTGGTGGTGGTGGGTGTGTACAGCAACGAGTGCGTCTCCACCGCCATCCGTGACGCCTGCGATCTCGGCTTCTACGTCACCCTGGTGGAGGATGCCTGCGCCACCGTCACGCCGGAACTGCAGCAGGCCACCATCACCACCATGAAGGACCGCTATGCCCGGGTCATGACCACCCATGAGATCATTGACGAAATCAGGGAAGTGGTGACCGATGAATAG
- a CDS encoding aspartate/ornithine carbamoyltransferase family protein has translation MVNEYEALLREPVQPKDGTRGNERPLALVEHVQEDPEPLVDLANRHVVSARQFDRRTVAQLCRMAAMYETTPHLMQPPLAGKILISAFYEPSTRTRLSFESAWHRLGGDIMSITDPASTGIAKGESLADVAEMFNNYGDLVVLRDSSDTAVYEMLESLRIPIINAGNGIDEHPTQALADVYAIFKWRPELLDAQVAEADRIRIGIIGVPARMRTVRSLLLFLSLFPQAISEIVIICDTEDAFDDGQKAELEQAGLSLRVARRLNDELPGLDVVYINSIAWVGDTFERLGEELALTANSPLKPGSIILHPLARGEELSTDLDATPHNWYFAQARGAVYIRMALLTTITQRIYQVMDLST, from the coding sequence CTGGTGAACGAGTACGAAGCGCTGCTGCGCGAGCCGGTTCAACCCAAGGACGGCACCCGCGGCAACGAGCGTCCCCTGGCCCTGGTCGAACATGTGCAGGAAGACCCCGAGCCGCTGGTGGATCTGGCCAACCGGCATGTGGTCTCCGCCCGTCAGTTCGACCGCCGCACCGTGGCCCAGCTGTGTCGCATGGCCGCCATGTACGAAACCACGCCGCACCTGATGCAGCCGCCGCTGGCCGGCAAGATCCTGATCAGCGCCTTCTACGAGCCCAGCACCCGCACCCGGCTGTCGTTCGAATCGGCCTGGCATCGCCTGGGCGGCGATATCATGTCCATCACCGATCCGGCCAGTACCGGCATCGCCAAGGGCGAGTCGCTGGCCGACGTGGCCGAGATGTTCAACAACTACGGCGACCTGGTGGTACTGCGCGACAGCAGCGATACCGCTGTCTACGAGATGCTGGAATCCCTGCGCATCCCCATCATCAATGCCGGCAACGGCATCGACGAGCATCCCACCCAGGCCCTGGCCGATGTTTATGCGATTTTCAAATGGCGCCCGGAGTTGCTGGATGCGCAGGTCGCCGAGGCCGACAGGATCCGCATCGGCATCATCGGCGTGCCTGCCCGCATGCGCACCGTGCGCAGCCTGCTGCTGTTCCTGTCGCTGTTTCCGCAGGCCATCAGCGAGATCGTGATCATCTGCGATACCGAGGATGCCTTCGACGATGGTCAGAAGGCGGAGTTGGAGCAGGCCGGCCTGAGCCTGCGGGTGGCGCGGCGGCTCAACGACGAACTGCCCGGGCTGGACGTGGTGTACATCAACTCCATCGCCTGGGTCGGCGATACCTTCGAGCGCCTGGGCGAGGAACTGGCGCTCACCGCCAACTCGCCGCTCAAGCCCGGGTCGATCATCCTGCATCCGCTGGCGCGCGGCGAGGAACTGTCCACCGACCTGGACGCCACACCGCACAACTGGTACTTCGCCCAGGCCCGCGGCGCGGTCTATATCCGCATGGCACTGTTGACCACCATCACCCAGCGCATCTACCAGGTGATGGACCTGTCGACATAA
- a CDS encoding Zn-dependent hydrolase, which translates to MSAPFEIDFPRLQADIEALSQIGRREDMGLYRMAFSDGDMAGREWLAGRIEAAGLELFVDGAANVHARLGWDGKRPSVMMGSHADTVPGAGHLDGVLGVLVALECVRCFKDHDIPLRFPLEAVSFTDEEGRFGGMFGSQALCGFLTPEKIHQARDLDNTSIVEAMQARGMNAMDALRAARRPETLHAFVELHIEQGPVLDRHGVGIGVVDGIAGLFKWDVRLIGAANHAGTTPMTMRRDAFQGLAEFAMEINRILEEHGSPASVATIGRAQLFPGAANVVPGTVEFSLEVRDTDPQVLSQLNDACRRTLSTIARRRDLMFEFEVLSELEPVHCDKGLIETIAETADQLGMETLRMPSGAAHDTQMLARLTRAGMIFVPSKEGRSHSPAEWTDWEDIQRGANLALQVLHRLAAES; encoded by the coding sequence ATGTCAGCACCCTTTGAAATCGATTTCCCCCGCCTGCAGGCCGACATCGAGGCCCTGTCCCAGATCGGCCGGCGCGAGGACATGGGCCTGTACCGCATGGCCTTCAGCGACGGCGACATGGCCGGCCGCGAGTGGCTGGCCGGGCGCATCGAGGCGGCCGGTCTGGAACTGTTCGTCGACGGCGCGGCCAATGTTCACGCCCGCCTGGGCTGGGACGGCAAACGCCCGAGCGTGATGATGGGCTCGCATGCCGACACCGTGCCCGGTGCCGGGCACCTGGATGGCGTCCTGGGCGTGCTGGTCGCACTGGAATGCGTGCGCTGCTTCAAGGATCACGACATCCCCCTGCGCTTTCCCCTGGAAGCGGTCTCCTTCACCGACGAGGAGGGCCGCTTCGGCGGCATGTTCGGCTCCCAGGCCCTGTGCGGTTTCCTCACCCCGGAGAAGATCCATCAGGCCCGCGACCTCGACAACACCAGCATTGTCGAGGCCATGCAGGCCCGCGGCATGAACGCCATGGATGCCCTGCGCGCCGCGCGCCGGCCGGAGACCCTGCATGCCTTTGTGGAACTGCACATCGAGCAGGGTCCGGTGCTGGACCGCCACGGCGTCGGCATCGGCGTGGTCGACGGCATCGCCGGGCTGTTCAAGTGGGACGTGCGCCTGATCGGCGCCGCTAACCACGCCGGCACCACGCCCATGACCATGCGCCGCGATGCCTTCCAGGGCCTGGCCGAGTTCGCCATGGAGATCAACCGCATCCTGGAGGAGCACGGCAGTCCGGCCAGTGTCGCCACCATCGGCCGGGCCCAGTTGTTCCCCGGCGCGGCCAATGTGGTGCCGGGCACGGTGGAGTTTTCGCTCGAGGTGCGCGATACCGATCCCCAGGTGCTGTCGCAGCTCAATGATGCCTGCCGTCGCACCCTGTCCACCATCGCCCGCCGCCGCGATCTGATGTTCGAGTTCGAGGTGCTGAGCGAACTGGAGCCGGTGCACTGCGACAAGGGCCTGATCGAGACCATCGCCGAGACCGCCGATCAACTGGGCATGGAGACATTGCGCATGCCCAGCGGTGCGGCGCACGATACCCAGATGCTGGCCAGACTGACCCGCGCCGGTATGATCTTCGTCCCCAGCAAGGAAGGGCGCAGTCACTCCCCGGCCGAATGGACCGACTGGGAGGATATCCAGCGCGGCGCCAATCTGGCGCTGCAGGTGCTGCACCGGCTGGCGGCCGAATCATGA
- a CDS encoding sodium:solute symporter family protein, whose protein sequence is MNSVNSAILDPTIGWTILAIFSVIWVFLGWFWGRKAQELDEYVLAGRKVGIALGTATAMATWVTSNTTMTAPELAYRMGVWGMLGYSLGSVGLLLFAPLARRIRRLMPFGYTSGDFVRLRYGRTAWYVFLVISLVYGLGWLVSMGMAGGKLINALTGIEYIYGMSVILVICVGYTLLGGFRAVIGTDFIQAILILTGLVVIAYLAIDKIGFDQIHESVTRERPELLNLLMPAAIMFLFNNLLFGVGEIFHSNVWWSRAFAFREDVGFKAYFTAGIFWAPIPIVAGFIALAAPAMDVNVPAADMVGPLVSSEILGVTGAVLVLIMVFSALSSSLDSLLAATSILLVEDIYRRHLRPKAAPGELRSATRWTILGLGILTWIVSALQLGTLAQVLHFTGAFVASTIWPIAAGLFWKRTNTVGAVLGMALGSIAGIIAYHMIGFYVAALTGAAVSMALVLVSTWLWPQDYDWDRLCEAHPGEEQTA, encoded by the coding sequence ATGAATAGCGTCAACAGCGCCATTCTGGATCCGACCATCGGCTGGACCATCCTGGCCATCTTCAGCGTGATCTGGGTGTTTCTCGGCTGGTTCTGGGGCCGCAAGGCGCAGGAACTGGACGAGTACGTGCTGGCCGGGCGCAAGGTCGGCATTGCGCTGGGCACCGCCACCGCCATGGCCACCTGGGTGACCAGCAACACTACCATGACCGCGCCCGAACTGGCCTACCGCATGGGCGTATGGGGCATGCTGGGCTACTCGCTGGGCTCGGTCGGGCTGCTGCTGTTCGCGCCCCTGGCGCGGCGCATCCGCCGGCTGATGCCGTTCGGCTACACCAGCGGCGACTTCGTGCGGCTGCGCTACGGGCGCACCGCCTGGTATGTGTTCCTGGTGATCTCGCTGGTCTACGGCCTGGGCTGGCTGGTCAGCATGGGTATGGCCGGCGGCAAGCTGATCAACGCCCTGACCGGCATCGAGTATATCTACGGCATGTCGGTGATCCTGGTGATCTGCGTCGGCTACACCCTGCTGGGCGGTTTCCGCGCCGTCATCGGCACCGATTTCATCCAGGCCATCCTGATCCTGACCGGGCTGGTCGTCATCGCCTATCTCGCCATCGACAAGATCGGCTTCGACCAGATCCATGAAAGCGTGACCCGCGAGCGGCCGGAACTGCTCAATCTGCTGATGCCGGCGGCGATCATGTTCCTGTTCAACAACCTGCTGTTCGGCGTGGGCGAGATCTTCCACTCCAATGTCTGGTGGAGCCGGGCCTTCGCCTTTCGCGAGGACGTCGGCTTCAAGGCCTATTTCACCGCCGGCATCTTCTGGGCGCCCATCCCGATCGTTGCCGGCTTCATTGCCCTGGCCGCGCCCGCCATGGACGTGAACGTGCCGGCCGCCGACATGGTCGGCCCGCTGGTCTCCAGCGAGATCCTGGGCGTGACCGGCGCCGTGCTGGTGCTGATCATGGTGTTCTCGGCCCTGTCCTCCAGCCTGGACTCGCTGCTGGCGGCGACCAGCATCCTGCTGGTGGAGGACATCTACCGCCGTCACCTGCGGCCGAAGGCCGCGCCGGGTGAACTGCGCAGCGCCACCCGCTGGACCATCCTGGGCCTGGGGATCCTCACCTGGATCGTCAGTGCCCTGCAGCTCGGTACCCTGGCGCAGGTGCTGCACTTCACCGGCGCCTTCGTGGCCAGCACCATCTGGCCCATCGCCGCCGGCCTGTTCTGGAAACGCACCAACACCGTCGGTGCAGTGCTGGGCATGGCCCTGGGCAGTATTGCCGGTATCATTGCCTATCACATGATCGGTTTCTACGTGGCCGCCCTGACCGGTGCGGCCGTGTCCATGGCGCTGGTGCTGGTCAGTACCTGGCTCTGGCCGCAGGACTACGACTGGGATAGGCTGTGCGAGGCCCACCCCGGCGAGGAGCAGACTGCATGA
- a CDS encoding ferritin-like domain-containing protein, whose amino-acid sequence MSRKNQESALSPAQEALALGIAIERHNAAHFQEWAYRFRAYDPAVAEFLSALVEEEQEHERQLAALYRDSFGENAPIPEREPPTELRKYIPGFAAFGEHFLIAETWAAYNLLTAALDIERFTRDFYTELLAHTRDPAQAEIYRQLAAFEEEHERAFEERLARLERAPTAPADRQRDASSSSE is encoded by the coding sequence ATGTCTCGTAAAAATCAGGAATCCGCCCTGTCGCCGGCCCAGGAAGCGCTCGCCCTGGGCATCGCCATCGAGCGGCACAATGCCGCCCACTTTCAGGAGTGGGCCTACCGCTTCCGCGCCTATGACCCTGCCGTAGCGGAATTCCTGTCCGCCCTGGTCGAGGAGGAACAGGAACATGAACGTCAGCTGGCCGCGCTGTATCGCGACAGCTTCGGCGAGAACGCACCGATCCCGGAACGGGAACCCCCGACCGAACTGCGGAAATACATCCCCGGCTTCGCCGCTTTCGGCGAACACTTCCTGATCGCAGAGACCTGGGCCGCCTACAATCTGCTGACCGCGGCCCTCGACATAGAGCGCTTCACCCGCGATTTCTACACCGAACTCCTGGCGCATACCCGGGATCCCGCGCAGGCCGAAATCTACCGGCAACTGGCCGCCTTCGAGGAAGAGCATGAGCGCGCCTTCGAGGAACGCCTGGCCAGGCTGGAACGGGCTCCGACTGCGCCAGCCGACCGCCAGCGTGATGCCAGCAGTAGCAGCGAATAA
- a CDS encoding ABC transporter substrate-binding protein, which yields MTYKSLNDPFNPDLSLRHEAGCTCSRCTADRDTREEGQLPLAAGAAAAGTAPESLIQTETLASEEAVMDRAIESAVVRSVFGHSEISRRSFLGLLGSGTAAALLGSVFPMEAAKAAIKETMSTGKLEKTKLDVGFVPITCATPIIMAHPMGFYERYGLDVSVIKTAGWAVARDKSLSMEYDAAHMLTPMPLAMSMGAGSTAKPFIMPAVENINGQAIVLHNDHKDKRDPRQWKGFKFGVPFEYSMHNFLLRYYVAEHGLDPDTDIQIRVVPPPEMVANLRAGNLDGYLSPDPFNQRAVWEKVGFIHTLTKDIWEGHPCCAFACSQEFAETHPNTYGALLRSIIDATHYSAKPENRKEIAEAIAPKNYLNQPVPVIEQVLTGRFADGLGNVQNVPDRIDFDPFPWHSMGVWILTQMKRWGYIKGDVNYQQIAEEVYVAGETAKVMKELGYEPPAKTYENYTIMGKEFDYTRPEEYINSFAIRRS from the coding sequence ATGACTTACAAGAGCCTGAACGATCCCTTCAATCCCGATCTCAGCCTCAGGCACGAAGCCGGCTGTACCTGCAGCCGCTGCACAGCCGATCGCGATACGCGGGAAGAGGGACAGCTGCCGCTGGCAGCGGGCGCGGCCGCTGCAGGTACGGCGCCGGAATCGCTGATACAGACCGAGACGCTGGCCTCGGAAGAGGCGGTGATGGACCGCGCCATCGAAAGCGCGGTAGTGCGTTCGGTGTTCGGTCACAGCGAGATCAGCCGGCGTTCCTTCCTGGGGCTGCTGGGCTCGGGCACGGCAGCGGCACTGCTCGGTTCGGTGTTCCCCATGGAGGCGGCCAAGGCGGCGATCAAGGAGACCATGAGTACAGGCAAGCTGGAAAAGACCAAGCTCGATGTCGGCTTCGTGCCCATCACCTGCGCCACGCCCATCATCATGGCGCATCCGATGGGTTTCTATGAGCGCTACGGCCTGGATGTCAGCGTGATCAAGACTGCCGGCTGGGCGGTGGCGCGCGACAAGTCCCTGTCCATGGAATACGACGCTGCCCACATGCTCACCCCCATGCCGCTGGCCATGAGCATGGGCGCCGGCTCCACCGCCAAGCCCTTCATCATGCCGGCGGTGGAGAACATCAACGGCCAGGCCATCGTGTTGCACAACGACCACAAGGACAAGCGCGATCCCAGGCAGTGGAAGGGCTTCAAATTCGGCGTGCCGTTCGAGTACTCCATGCACAATTTCCTGCTGCGCTACTACGTCGCCGAGCACGGTTTGGACCCGGACACCGACATCCAGATCCGGGTGGTGCCGCCCCCGGAGATGGTGGCCAACCTGCGTGCCGGCAACCTGGACGGTTACCTCTCGCCCGATCCCTTCAATCAGCGCGCGGTGTGGGAGAAGGTCGGCTTCATTCACACCCTGACCAAGGATATCTGGGAAGGACATCCCTGCTGCGCCTTCGCCTGCTCGCAGGAGTTCGCCGAAACCCACCCCAATACCTACGGCGCGCTGCTGCGCTCGATCATCGACGCCACCCACTACTCGGCCAAGCCGGAGAACCGCAAGGAGATCGCCGAGGCCATCGCGCCCAAGAACTACCTCAACCAGCCGGTGCCGGTGATCGAGCAGGTGCTGACGGGACGTTTCGCCGACGGCCTGGGCAATGTGCAGAACGTGCCGGATCGCATCGACTTCGATCCCTTCCCCTGGCATTCCATGGGCGTATGGATCCTGACCCAGATGAAGCGCTGGGGCTACATCAAGGGTGATGTGAACTACCAGCAGATCGCCGAGGAGGTGTATGTCGCCGGCGAGACGGCCAAGGTGATGAAGGAGCTCGGCTACGAGCCGCCGGCGAAGACCTATGAGAACTACACCATCATGGGCAAGGAGTTCGATTACACCAGGCCCGAAGAGTACATCAACAGCTTTGCCATCCGGAGGAGCTGA
- a CDS encoding sigma 54-interacting transcriptional regulator: MHTPTESVLDHLSEAILVIDPGHDRIVRANSQTHDLLGYSQEELSDLRPSRLFMPDLAEMIAFTQAVLHRGHSWTNELHVRTRHDELVRLEISASLMQATDTELLICILRDHDRQERLRRVNEANSLHREGLERWKSIELVFSEFERQNQLILNAAGEGIYGVDTEGRTTFANPAAERMLGWKAEDMIGRNIHTLIHHSHADGCCYPAHECHIFAAFRDGKVRHVDNEVFWRKDGKAIPVEYTSTPIMEEGRIVGAVVIFRDISERRQAEERLRAALDQVQQLKRKLELENAYLQEEYLAEHNYKEIVGRSPAIHKVIRQIELVAPTDAAVLITGESGTGKELVARAIHDSSDRHDRPMIRVNCASIPRELFESEFFGHIKGAFTGAMNDRAGRFELADGGTLFLDEVGEIPLELQGKLLRVLQEQQFERVGESVTRRVDVRIIAATNRDLQREVAEKRFREDLYFRLNVFPIESIALRQRAEDIPLLAAHFLRLAAQKFGKPEVQLTHGDIERLQAYHWPGNIRELVNVIERAVILAHEGRLHLDINTGETAAQAAPARPNGVGRVRTRDELRQQELENIIAALRHCNGKVFGRGGAAELLEIKPTTLASRIKSLGINRHRFVVRQG; this comes from the coding sequence GTGCATACGCCTACCGAATCGGTACTCGACCACCTGAGCGAAGCGATCCTGGTGATCGACCCCGGGCATGACCGGATTGTGCGCGCCAACTCCCAGACCCATGACCTGCTGGGTTACAGCCAGGAGGAACTCAGCGACCTGCGTCCCAGCCGCCTGTTCATGCCGGATCTGGCCGAGATGATCGCCTTCACCCAGGCAGTGCTGCACCGGGGACACAGCTGGACCAATGAACTGCATGTCCGTACCCGCCACGACGAGCTGGTGCGGCTGGAGATATCCGCCAGCCTGATGCAGGCAACAGATACCGAACTGTTGATCTGTATCCTGCGTGACCATGACCGCCAGGAGCGCCTGCGCCGGGTGAACGAGGCCAATTCCCTGCACCGTGAGGGACTGGAGCGCTGGAAGAGCATCGAACTGGTATTCAGCGAGTTCGAGCGCCAGAACCAGCTCATTCTCAATGCGGCCGGCGAGGGCATCTACGGTGTCGACACCGAGGGGCGGACCACCTTTGCCAACCCGGCAGCCGAACGGATGCTCGGCTGGAAGGCCGAGGACATGATCGGCCGGAACATCCATACCCTGATCCACCACAGCCATGCCGATGGGTGCTGCTATCCTGCACACGAATGCCACATCTTCGCTGCCTTCCGCGACGGCAAGGTCCGGCATGTGGACAACGAGGTGTTCTGGCGCAAGGACGGCAAGGCCATCCCGGTGGAATACACCAGCACCCCCATCATGGAGGAAGGCCGCATTGTCGGCGCAGTGGTGATCTTCCGTGACATCAGCGAGCGCCGCCAGGCCGAGGAACGGCTGCGCGCCGCGCTGGACCAGGTACAGCAACTCAAGCGCAAACTGGAACTGGAAAACGCCTACCTGCAGGAAGAGTACCTGGCTGAGCACAACTACAAGGAGATCGTCGGCCGCAGCCCGGCTATCCACAAGGTAATCCGTCAGATCGAGCTGGTCGCGCCGACGGATGCGGCCGTGCTGATCACGGGTGAGTCCGGCACCGGCAAGGAACTGGTCGCCCGTGCGATCCATGACAGCAGCGACCGGCATGACCGGCCGATGATCCGGGTGAACTGCGCCTCCATTCCCCGGGAATTGTTCGAGAGCGAATTCTTCGGTCACATCAAGGGCGCCTTCACCGGCGCGATGAACGATCGCGCCGGCCGCTTCGAACTGGCCGACGGCGGCACCCTGTTCCTCGACGAGGTCGGCGAGATCCCGCTGGAGTTGCAGGGCAAGCTGCTGCGGGTACTGCAGGAGCAGCAGTTCGAACGCGTGGGCGAATCCGTCACCCGGCGGGTGGACGTGCGCATCATCGCCGCCACCAACCGCGATCTGCAGCGGGAAGTCGCCGAGAAGCGCTTTCGCGAGGATCTCTATTTCCGCCTCAACGTCTTCCCCATCGAGTCCATCGCCCTGCGCCAACGCGCCGAAGACATCCCGCTGCTGGCCGCACACTTCCTCCGGCTTGCCGCCCAGAAATTCGGCAAGCCCGAGGTACAGCTGACCCACGGCGACATCGAACGCCTGCAGGCCTATCACTGGCCCGGCAATATCCGTGAACTGGTCAACGTAATCGAGCGCGCGGTGATTCTTGCCCACGAGGGCCGCCTGCACCTGGACATCAACACCGGTGAGACCGCCGCACAAGCCGCGCCGGCCCGGCCCAACGGCGTCGGCCGCGTCCGCACCCGTGATGAGCTCCGGCAGCAGGAACTGGAGAACATCATCGCCGCCCTGCGCCACTGCAACGGCAAGGTCTTCGGCCGGGGCGGCGCGGCTGAACTGCTGGAGATAAAACCGACCACACTCGCCTCGCGCATCAAGTCCCTGGGCATCAACCGGCACCGATTCGTGGTCCGGCAGGGGTGA